In Nostoc edaphicum CCNP1411, a genomic segment contains:
- a CDS encoding RpoD/SigA family RNA polymerase sigma factor, whose product MPSPTTDLVRSYLKEIGRYPLLTPEQEITNARLVQQMMAIEEQRSNLALQLNHQPTTRELATSLGQSEAEVQSIIQQGQKAKEKMVTANLRLVVAIAKKYQNHNLDFLDLLQEGALGLQRGIEKFDPNKGYKLSTYVYWWITQSITRAVADKSRTIRLPIHINEKLNKIRRVQQQLSQSLGRPPVVAEIAESLNVLPNQIREYLHVSRTPVSLEMRVGDERETELADILPMDGISLDEQIAQEFLHQDLSELLALLKPRQREVLTLRFGLEDNQELTLSQVAKRLNLSRETIRKTEHLALKILRSHQNKIKDYLLN is encoded by the coding sequence ATGCCTAGCCCAACTACCGACTTAGTGCGCTCTTACCTCAAAGAAATCGGACGCTACCCTCTGCTAACTCCTGAGCAAGAAATTACAAATGCTAGGCTTGTGCAGCAGATGATGGCGATTGAAGAACAGCGCTCAAATCTCGCACTTCAACTAAACCATCAACCAACCACAAGAGAATTAGCTACCTCGCTTGGGCAAAGCGAAGCTGAAGTACAGTCAATCATTCAACAAGGTCAAAAAGCTAAAGAGAAAATGGTGACAGCTAACCTGCGGTTGGTGGTAGCGATCGCTAAAAAGTACCAGAATCACAATTTAGATTTTCTTGACTTGCTCCAAGAAGGGGCACTGGGACTGCAACGAGGAATCGAAAAGTTCGACCCTAACAAAGGCTACAAACTATCAACCTATGTTTATTGGTGGATTACCCAGTCAATAACACGGGCTGTAGCAGATAAGTCTCGCACTATTCGTTTACCAATTCATATCAACGAGAAATTAAACAAAATCAGGAGAGTACAGCAGCAACTATCTCAATCTTTGGGTCGTCCTCCAGTTGTAGCAGAAATAGCCGAATCCTTAAATGTATTGCCCAATCAAATACGGGAATACCTTCACGTTTCCCGCACTCCAGTCTCGCTAGAAATGCGAGTCGGGGATGAGCGTGAAACTGAACTAGCTGATATTTTACCGATGGATGGTATTTCCCTGGATGAGCAAATAGCTCAAGAGTTTTTACACCAAGACTTGAGCGAGTTGCTGGCATTGCTTAAGCCAAGGCAACGAGAAGTATTGACTTTACGTTTTGGATTGGAAGATAATCAGGAATTGACTTTGAGTCAAGTTGCAAAACGCCTAAATCTTAGTCGAGAAACAATTCGTAAAACTGAACATCTTGCTTTGAAAATTTTGCGCTCTCATCAAAACAAGATTAAAGATTATCTTCTTAATTAA